From a region of the Syngnathoides biaculeatus isolate LvHL_M chromosome 2, ASM1980259v1, whole genome shotgun sequence genome:
- the eif5b gene encoding eukaryotic translation initiation factor 5B isoform X2, which translates to MGKKQKKFGEDSTKEDDIDALAAEIEGAGSSKESKGKKKKKGGKKDDYDEDDILKELEELSLETHGGQGKKDDVAVDADVDPPKAEKKKTRKGKVQRDSPEELENNKAEGTEDELRNGQQKEVAPAAPSGSDEDSVSYSLLKTKGGKKGAKRHPGSDEDEGTIRIEKEGESEDEEDFRSRKDKKVKNKGKTAKSEDEDEHEEDGGFKIKTAAQKKAEKKEREKKKKEEERLKQRKMKEIGADVKKEPENKTAAATPPQLIPVPDGDRDEEEGGEPAGEEDEGDKKKKDKKKKKGEKEEKEKKKGPSKATVKAMQEALAKMKEEEERAKKEEEERLRRLEELERQRLEQERLEQERKEKKKQKEKERKERLKKEGKLMTKSQREARARAEATLKLLQAQGVEVPSKDSVPKKKPVYMDRKKKKQIPQNPEETSEVISPTSEKAEHVALETEAVTQKAETEVKAEFAVDDWEAIASDEEKELKKVHIVVKEDPVGPHQPTASEEEDEDDEDEEEEDEDEDESEEAPEEEIVKAVAVGQGKKQQGKESEDESTESDDDDDDRTKDERLYDRAKRRIEKRRAENLKNVDINRLRAPVVCVLGHVDTGKTKILDKLRHTHVQDGEAGGITQQIGATNVPKETIEEQTKMVKNFDKDGMKIPGMLIIDTPGHESFSNLRNRGSSLCDIAILVVDIMHGLEPQTIESINLLKEKKCPFIVALNKIDRLYDWKRSPETDVLTTLKKQKKNTKDEFDERAKAIIVEFAQQSLNAALFYENKDPRTFVSLVPTSAHSGDGIGNLIALLVELTQTMLARRVAHCDELRAQVMEVKALPGMGTTIDVILINGRLREGETIIVPGVDGPIITQIRGLLLPPPLKELRVKNQYEKHKEVCTSQGVKILGKDLEKTLAGLPLLVAHKDDEIPVLRDELIHELKQTLSAIKLEEKGVYVQASTLGSLEALLEFLRTSKVPYAGINIGPVHKRDVMKASTMLEHDPQYAVILAFDVKVEREGQEMADSFGVRIFSAEIIYHLFDAFTKYREDYKKSKQEEFKHVAVFPVKLRVLPQFIFNSRDPIVMGVSVEAGVLRQGTPICVPSKAFVDIGVVTSIEINHKTVDSAKKGQEICIKIEPIPGESPKMYGRHFEATDILVSKITRASIDALKNWFRDDMQKSDWQLIMELKKTFEII; encoded by the exons CACTAAAGAAGATGACATCGATGCTCTGGCAGCAGAGATAGAAGGAGCTGGCTCCTCAAAAGAgtcaaaagggaagaaaaagaagaagggaggCAAGAAGGATGACTATGA TGAGGATGACATCCtcaaggagctggaagagttaTCCCTGGAGACGCATGGGGGACAGGGGAAG AAAGACGATGTTGCAGTGGACGCTGATGTGGACCCTCCTAAAGCGGAGAAGAAGAAAACCAGGAAGGGAAAGGTGCAGAGAGACAGCCCTGAGGAATTGGAGAACAATAAAGCTGAAGGTACAGAAGATGAGCTGAGGAACGGACAGCAGAAGGAG GTGGCACCTGCTGCTCCGTCCGGGTCAGATGAGGATAGTGTCTCATATTCTCTCTTGAAGACCAAAGGAGGTAAGAAAGGTGCCAAGAGACATCCCGGCTCTGACGAAGATGAAGGCACAATTAGGATCGAGAAAGAGGGTGAGTCAGAGGATGAGGAAGATTTCAGATCTCGAAAAGACAAAAAGGTTAAGAACAAAGGTAAAACTGCAAAGAGTGAAGATGAGGACGAACATGAAGAAGACGGTGGCTTCAAGATAAAAACAGCGGCACAAAAGAAGGCAGAGAAAAAAGAGcgggagaaaaagaagaaagaggaggagaggcTCAAAcagaggaagatgaaggagatcggtgcagatgtaaaaaaagaacCAGAGAATAAGACTGCAGCGGCCACACCTCCACAGTTGATCCCAGTACCAGACGGAGACAGAGATGAGGAGGAAGGTGGAGAACCAGCAGGCGAGGAGG ATGAGggtgacaagaagaagaaggacaagaagaagaagaaaggagaaaaggaggagaaggagaaaaaaaagggccCAAGCAAGGCCACGGTGAAGGCCATGCAGGAAGCTCTGGCCAAGATGAAGGAG GAGGAGGAGCGTGCcaagaaagaagaggaggagcgtCTCAGGcggctggaagagctggagcgACAGAGGCTGGAGCAG GAGCGGCTTGAGCAGGAGcgcaaagagaagaagaagcagaaggagAAGGAACGCAAGGAGCGTCTGAAGAAGGAGGGGAAGTTGATGACAAAATCCCAGAGGGAGGCACGGGCTCGTGCTGAAGCCACGCTGAAATTGCTCCAGGCTCAAG GGGTGGAGGTGCCATCCAAAGACTCTGTGCCAAAGAAGAAACCAGTTTATATggacaggaagaagaagaaacaaatccctcaaaatCCAGAAG AAACGTCCGAGGTGATCTCTCCAACATCAGAAAAGGCAGAACATGTCGCTCTGGAGACAGAGGCAGTGACACAGAAAGCAGAGACAG aggTGAAGGCAGAATTTGCTGTGGATGACTGGGAGGCGATCGCGagtgatgaggagaaag AGTTAAAGAAAGTCCACATTGTGGTAAAAGAGGATCCTGTTGGCCCACATCAGCCCACTGCCAgtgaagaagaggatgaagatgacgaggacgaggaggaggaggatgaggatgaggatgaaagCGAGGAAGCACCAGAGGAAGAGATAGTGAAGGCGGTGGCGGTAGGTCAGGGGAAGAAGCAGCAGGGGAAGGAGAGTGAAGACGAGAGCACTGAgagtgacgatgatgatgatgacaggaCCAAAGACGAGCGTCTGTACGATCGAGCTAAGAGGCGGATCGAG AAACGGAGAGCAGAAAACCTCAAGAACGTCGACATAAACAGGCTGAGAGCGCCGGTCGTTTGTGTGCTCGGACACGTCGATACTGGCAAGACCAAAATCCTTGATAAG CTGCGACACACCCACGTTCAGGACGGTGAGGCAGGAGGAATCACACAGCAGATCGGCGCCACCAACGTCCCAAAAGAGACAATTGAAGAGCAGACGAAGATGgtgaaaaat TTTGACAAAGACGGGATGAAGATTCCTGGCATGTTGATCATTGACACACCAGGACACGAGTCGTTCAG TAACTTGAGGAACCGAGGCAGCTCCCTATGTGACATTGCCATCCTGGTGGTGGACATCATGCACGGTTTGGAGCCTCAGACTATCGAGTCCATCAACttgctgaaggaaaaaaagtgtcccTTCATCGTGGCGCTCAACAAG ATTGACCGTTTGTACGACTGGAAGAGGAGTCCTGAGACGGATGTGTTGACGACATtgaagaagcagaagaaaaacACCAAGGACGAGTTTGATGAGAGGGCGAAGGCCATCATCGTGGAGTTTGCTCAGCAG AGTCTCAACGCCGCTCTGTTCTACGAAAACAAGGACCCCAGGACATTTGTGTCGCTGGTTCCCACATCGGCTCACAGCGGTGACGGGATTGGAAATCTCATTGCCCTTCTTGTCGAGCTCACTCAGACCATGTTGGCGCGCCGCGTCGCGCATTGTGATGAGCTCCGGGCTCAGGTCATGGAG GTCAAAGCTTTGCCCGGCATGGGCACCACCATAGACGTCATCCTGATCAACGGACGGCTACGCGAAGGCGAGACCATCATTGTTCCCGGAGTGGACGGACCAATCATCACGCAGATTAGAGGGCTGCTCCTGCCACCTCCTCTAAAGGAGCTCCGGGTCAAG aacCAGTATGAGAAGCACAAAGAAGTCTGCACATCTCAGGGTGTGAAGATTCTGGGTAAAGACTTGGAAAAGACGTTGGCAGGGCTCCCCCTGCTAGTGGCTCACAAAGATGATGAAATACCTGTTCTAAGG GATGAACTTATCCATGAACTCAAACAAACTTTGAGCGCCATCAAGTTGGAGGAGAAAGGCGTTTACGTGCAGGCGTCTACCCTCGGATCACTTGAGGCTCTGCTCGAGTTTCTGCGCACATCTAAAGTACCC TACGCCGGGATTAACATCGGTCCTGTCCACAAGAGGGATGTGATGAAGGCCTCAACCATGCTGGAGCACGACCCACA GTACGCTGTGATCCTGGCATTCGATGTGAAAGTGGAGCGGGAAGGACAGGAAATGGCTGACAGCTTCGGCGTCCGCATCTTCTCCGCTGAAATCATCTACCATCTTTTTGACGCTTTCACCAAGTACCGGGAAGACTACAAGAAATCCAAACAAGAAGAGTTCAA ACACGTGGCGGTGTTTCCGGTGAAGCTTCGTGTCCTTCCTCAGTTCATCTTCAACTCCAGAGATCCTATTGTAATGGGCGTGTCAGTGGAAGCTGGTGTCCTACGGCAAGGGACGCCAATCTGCGTTCCCAGTAAGGCG TTTGTGGACATCGGTGTGGTCACCAGCATCGAGATCAACCACAAGACAGTGGACAGCGCCAAGAAAGGTCAGGAGATCTGTATCAAGATTGAACCCATTCCAGGCGAGTCGCCCAAGATGTATGGCCGCCACTTTGAGGCTACCGACATTCTTGTCAGCAAG ATCACTCGGGCATCCATCGACGCCCTGAAGAACTGGTTCCGGGATGACATGCAGAAGTCGGACTGGCAGCTGATCATGGAGCTGAAGAAGACCTTTGAGATCATCTGA
- the eif5b gene encoding eukaryotic translation initiation factor 5B isoform X1, whose translation MGKKQKKFGEDSTKEDDIDALAAEIEGAGSSKESKGKKKKKGGKKDDYDEDDILKELEELSLETHGGQGKKDDVAVDADVDPPKAEKKKTRKGKVQRDSPEELENNKAEGTEDELRNGQQKEVAPAAPSGSDEDSVSYSLLKTKGGKKGAKRHPGSDEDEGTIRIEKEGESEDEEDFRSRKDKKVKNKGKTAKSEDEDEHEEDGGFKIKTAAQKKAEKKEREKKKKEEERLKQRKMKEIGADVKKEPENKTAAATPPQLIPVPDGDRDEEEGGEPAGEEADEGDKKKKDKKKKKGEKEEKEKKKGPSKATVKAMQEALAKMKEEEERAKKEEEERLRRLEELERQRLEQERLEQERKEKKKQKEKERKERLKKEGKLMTKSQREARARAEATLKLLQAQGVEVPSKDSVPKKKPVYMDRKKKKQIPQNPEETSEVISPTSEKAEHVALETEAVTQKAETEVKAEFAVDDWEAIASDEEKELKKVHIVVKEDPVGPHQPTASEEEDEDDEDEEEEDEDEDESEEAPEEEIVKAVAVGQGKKQQGKESEDESTESDDDDDDRTKDERLYDRAKRRIEKRRAENLKNVDINRLRAPVVCVLGHVDTGKTKILDKLRHTHVQDGEAGGITQQIGATNVPKETIEEQTKMVKNFDKDGMKIPGMLIIDTPGHESFSNLRNRGSSLCDIAILVVDIMHGLEPQTIESINLLKEKKCPFIVALNKIDRLYDWKRSPETDVLTTLKKQKKNTKDEFDERAKAIIVEFAQQSLNAALFYENKDPRTFVSLVPTSAHSGDGIGNLIALLVELTQTMLARRVAHCDELRAQVMEVKALPGMGTTIDVILINGRLREGETIIVPGVDGPIITQIRGLLLPPPLKELRVKNQYEKHKEVCTSQGVKILGKDLEKTLAGLPLLVAHKDDEIPVLRDELIHELKQTLSAIKLEEKGVYVQASTLGSLEALLEFLRTSKVPYAGINIGPVHKRDVMKASTMLEHDPQYAVILAFDVKVEREGQEMADSFGVRIFSAEIIYHLFDAFTKYREDYKKSKQEEFKHVAVFPVKLRVLPQFIFNSRDPIVMGVSVEAGVLRQGTPICVPSKAFVDIGVVTSIEINHKTVDSAKKGQEICIKIEPIPGESPKMYGRHFEATDILVSKITRASIDALKNWFRDDMQKSDWQLIMELKKTFEII comes from the exons CACTAAAGAAGATGACATCGATGCTCTGGCAGCAGAGATAGAAGGAGCTGGCTCCTCAAAAGAgtcaaaagggaagaaaaagaagaagggaggCAAGAAGGATGACTATGA TGAGGATGACATCCtcaaggagctggaagagttaTCCCTGGAGACGCATGGGGGACAGGGGAAG AAAGACGATGTTGCAGTGGACGCTGATGTGGACCCTCCTAAAGCGGAGAAGAAGAAAACCAGGAAGGGAAAGGTGCAGAGAGACAGCCCTGAGGAATTGGAGAACAATAAAGCTGAAGGTACAGAAGATGAGCTGAGGAACGGACAGCAGAAGGAG GTGGCACCTGCTGCTCCGTCCGGGTCAGATGAGGATAGTGTCTCATATTCTCTCTTGAAGACCAAAGGAGGTAAGAAAGGTGCCAAGAGACATCCCGGCTCTGACGAAGATGAAGGCACAATTAGGATCGAGAAAGAGGGTGAGTCAGAGGATGAGGAAGATTTCAGATCTCGAAAAGACAAAAAGGTTAAGAACAAAGGTAAAACTGCAAAGAGTGAAGATGAGGACGAACATGAAGAAGACGGTGGCTTCAAGATAAAAACAGCGGCACAAAAGAAGGCAGAGAAAAAAGAGcgggagaaaaagaagaaagaggaggagaggcTCAAAcagaggaagatgaaggagatcggtgcagatgtaaaaaaagaacCAGAGAATAAGACTGCAGCGGCCACACCTCCACAGTTGATCCCAGTACCAGACGGAGACAGAGATGAGGAGGAAGGTGGAGAACCAGCAGGCGAGGAGG cagATGAGggtgacaagaagaagaaggacaagaagaagaagaaaggagaaaaggaggagaaggagaaaaaaaagggccCAAGCAAGGCCACGGTGAAGGCCATGCAGGAAGCTCTGGCCAAGATGAAGGAG GAGGAGGAGCGTGCcaagaaagaagaggaggagcgtCTCAGGcggctggaagagctggagcgACAGAGGCTGGAGCAG GAGCGGCTTGAGCAGGAGcgcaaagagaagaagaagcagaaggagAAGGAACGCAAGGAGCGTCTGAAGAAGGAGGGGAAGTTGATGACAAAATCCCAGAGGGAGGCACGGGCTCGTGCTGAAGCCACGCTGAAATTGCTCCAGGCTCAAG GGGTGGAGGTGCCATCCAAAGACTCTGTGCCAAAGAAGAAACCAGTTTATATggacaggaagaagaagaaacaaatccctcaaaatCCAGAAG AAACGTCCGAGGTGATCTCTCCAACATCAGAAAAGGCAGAACATGTCGCTCTGGAGACAGAGGCAGTGACACAGAAAGCAGAGACAG aggTGAAGGCAGAATTTGCTGTGGATGACTGGGAGGCGATCGCGagtgatgaggagaaag AGTTAAAGAAAGTCCACATTGTGGTAAAAGAGGATCCTGTTGGCCCACATCAGCCCACTGCCAgtgaagaagaggatgaagatgacgaggacgaggaggaggaggatgaggatgaggatgaaagCGAGGAAGCACCAGAGGAAGAGATAGTGAAGGCGGTGGCGGTAGGTCAGGGGAAGAAGCAGCAGGGGAAGGAGAGTGAAGACGAGAGCACTGAgagtgacgatgatgatgatgacaggaCCAAAGACGAGCGTCTGTACGATCGAGCTAAGAGGCGGATCGAG AAACGGAGAGCAGAAAACCTCAAGAACGTCGACATAAACAGGCTGAGAGCGCCGGTCGTTTGTGTGCTCGGACACGTCGATACTGGCAAGACCAAAATCCTTGATAAG CTGCGACACACCCACGTTCAGGACGGTGAGGCAGGAGGAATCACACAGCAGATCGGCGCCACCAACGTCCCAAAAGAGACAATTGAAGAGCAGACGAAGATGgtgaaaaat TTTGACAAAGACGGGATGAAGATTCCTGGCATGTTGATCATTGACACACCAGGACACGAGTCGTTCAG TAACTTGAGGAACCGAGGCAGCTCCCTATGTGACATTGCCATCCTGGTGGTGGACATCATGCACGGTTTGGAGCCTCAGACTATCGAGTCCATCAACttgctgaaggaaaaaaagtgtcccTTCATCGTGGCGCTCAACAAG ATTGACCGTTTGTACGACTGGAAGAGGAGTCCTGAGACGGATGTGTTGACGACATtgaagaagcagaagaaaaacACCAAGGACGAGTTTGATGAGAGGGCGAAGGCCATCATCGTGGAGTTTGCTCAGCAG AGTCTCAACGCCGCTCTGTTCTACGAAAACAAGGACCCCAGGACATTTGTGTCGCTGGTTCCCACATCGGCTCACAGCGGTGACGGGATTGGAAATCTCATTGCCCTTCTTGTCGAGCTCACTCAGACCATGTTGGCGCGCCGCGTCGCGCATTGTGATGAGCTCCGGGCTCAGGTCATGGAG GTCAAAGCTTTGCCCGGCATGGGCACCACCATAGACGTCATCCTGATCAACGGACGGCTACGCGAAGGCGAGACCATCATTGTTCCCGGAGTGGACGGACCAATCATCACGCAGATTAGAGGGCTGCTCCTGCCACCTCCTCTAAAGGAGCTCCGGGTCAAG aacCAGTATGAGAAGCACAAAGAAGTCTGCACATCTCAGGGTGTGAAGATTCTGGGTAAAGACTTGGAAAAGACGTTGGCAGGGCTCCCCCTGCTAGTGGCTCACAAAGATGATGAAATACCTGTTCTAAGG GATGAACTTATCCATGAACTCAAACAAACTTTGAGCGCCATCAAGTTGGAGGAGAAAGGCGTTTACGTGCAGGCGTCTACCCTCGGATCACTTGAGGCTCTGCTCGAGTTTCTGCGCACATCTAAAGTACCC TACGCCGGGATTAACATCGGTCCTGTCCACAAGAGGGATGTGATGAAGGCCTCAACCATGCTGGAGCACGACCCACA GTACGCTGTGATCCTGGCATTCGATGTGAAAGTGGAGCGGGAAGGACAGGAAATGGCTGACAGCTTCGGCGTCCGCATCTTCTCCGCTGAAATCATCTACCATCTTTTTGACGCTTTCACCAAGTACCGGGAAGACTACAAGAAATCCAAACAAGAAGAGTTCAA ACACGTGGCGGTGTTTCCGGTGAAGCTTCGTGTCCTTCCTCAGTTCATCTTCAACTCCAGAGATCCTATTGTAATGGGCGTGTCAGTGGAAGCTGGTGTCCTACGGCAAGGGACGCCAATCTGCGTTCCCAGTAAGGCG TTTGTGGACATCGGTGTGGTCACCAGCATCGAGATCAACCACAAGACAGTGGACAGCGCCAAGAAAGGTCAGGAGATCTGTATCAAGATTGAACCCATTCCAGGCGAGTCGCCCAAGATGTATGGCCGCCACTTTGAGGCTACCGACATTCTTGTCAGCAAG ATCACTCGGGCATCCATCGACGCCCTGAAGAACTGGTTCCGGGATGACATGCAGAAGTCGGACTGGCAGCTGATCATGGAGCTGAAGAAGACCTTTGAGATCATCTGA